The Pirellulales bacterium region GAAGCCGGTCAAGGGTGACGGTCTGACGATTGCCTATCACGGCCTGAACCTGGGGCGCGTCTCGCTCTGTGCCAACGCCGCCGGCACCATGCGGCTGATGATGGCCAACATGCTCCCCTGGGCCCGCTACCGCCGGACCTACGGCGAGGCGATCGTGAAACGCGAGCTGGTCGAGCGCCGCTTGGGCCGCATGGCTGGGCTGATCGTCGCTTGCGACGCGCTCGTCGAGTGGTGCGCCGGCCTGATCGACAAGGGCTATCGCAGCGAGATGGAATGCGTCATCGCCAAGATCTTCGGCAGCGAATCGCAGAAGGAAGCCGCGATCGAGCTGTTGATGAAGACCCACGGCGGCCGTTCCTTCCTGCACGGCCACATCTTCGGCGACAACGTTCACGAGTACCTGGCCCCGTGCATCTACGAGGGCGAGGGCGAAATGCTCGGCATGGCGTTCTTCAAGTCGCTGGTCAAGCATCACGGCGTGCAGTTCTTCGAGCCGATCGGCAAGGCCCTGGCCGCCGCCGGCATCAAGAAGCCGAGCATGACGAATCCCGCTCATGCCTGGGCGCTCAAGGGCCCGATGGCCGCTTACGCCAAGTGGTACCTGGGCCAGATGGTCAGCCGGCCGAGCTGGTCGGCGCTGCCCCCGATGCCCGAGACCTTGCGGAAGCACGCCGAGTTCGCCGCCCAGTGGCTGGGTCGCAGCCGCATGGAAGTCAGCGGCACGATGCGCCGCCATCAGCTCGGTCTGGCCGATCGCCAGTGCCGTATGTCCGAGCTGTCGCAGCGCGTGCAGGACGCGATCACGATCCTCTGCACGGCCCTGTACGCCTCGCGCAGTCAGGAAGAGACGGTCCGCACCGCGGCCGACGTTATCTGCCAGGACCTGACCCGCAAGCTGACGCGCGAGCCGGTTTCGGATCGCTACTTCCGCACCGTGACGAAGCTGGGCCAGGCGATCGCCAACGGCGAGTTCAAGAGCATCGCCGGCCTGCCCGAAGCCGAGATCATGATGCCCTACAAGCAGGACTAGTTCCTGCTTGTAGCGGATCGATGTTGATTCGAAGACCCACGGCTCGTGAAAGCGGGCCGTGGGTTTTTTGTTCGTTCCACTGGTCAGCTTGACGGTGCATTGAGAGCGGGGACAATTGAGCTGCGCGAACCGTGGTATCACGGATGGCGCCGGCTGCTAAAGTCTTGCTCTCAAAAAAAGGCGCTTCGCCGTGGCCAAATTTGCTGTCATCATGCCGGCCGCGGGGGCTAG contains the following coding sequences:
- a CDS encoding acyl-CoA dehydrogenase family protein; translation: MNSRAVDTEPDVKKGAGTNGHTPEAEKESFAEVALKLGGKSAEEARRMGAVDKADDQVEALFAPQYQTVNSPAHRAVWDAQTPINEFISTPAQTPPHVQKVMDDSLAVVRKHFQAGTLLNETRKGIAKTVLDELGSVGYWGLLVGREYGGSGAPFSSFAPFLTKMATVDGTIAGMASVHGCIGAVDPVRSFGNPEQKKKYLPQLASGQRLSAFALTEPNAGSDLTALRTTATRDGDDYLINGEKLFITNVTFGRTIGLVCLLDKKPAVFIADLPDQENENFHFKPYGLYALRYASNQGFVMKNFRVPAANLLKPVKGDGLTIAYHGLNLGRVSLCANAAGTMRLMMANMLPWARYRRTYGEAIVKRELVERRLGRMAGLIVACDALVEWCAGLIDKGYRSEMECVIAKIFGSESQKEAAIELLMKTHGGRSFLHGHIFGDNVHEYLAPCIYEGEGEMLGMAFFKSLVKHHGVQFFEPIGKALAAAGIKKPSMTNPAHAWALKGPMAAYAKWYLGQMVSRPSWSALPPMPETLRKHAEFAAQWLGRSRMEVSGTMRRHQLGLADRQCRMSELSQRVQDAITILCTALYASRSQEETVRTAADVICQDLTRKLTREPVSDRYFRTVTKLGQAIANGEFKSIAGLPEAEIMMPYKQD